A window of Campylobacter concisus contains these coding sequences:
- a CDS encoding TonB-dependent hemoglobin/transferrin/lactoferrin family receptor: MKKTSLVVLLCAGLNLLAQESENIKEVELGGVEVTAEEENVKNKKISEVKKTASELTKQQVSDTRDMVRYDTGVSVVETGRFGSSGYAIRGVDENRVAISIDGLNQAETLSSQGFKDLFEGYGNFNNTRNGVEIENIQQVNITKGADSIKTGSGALGGSVMFETKDARDYLTEKDWFYGFKAQKSSANDEKLFSHTMAARAKWFDILFITTKRDGHEMKNWGYNTYDDSVLGKEREKPDPYTINTDSRLFKFGVNFNETNRFSVGIDRSTKETVGTDWSYKFALYTGGMLNNVRYSTDVRHVNDKNKRENIFYTYENYDENPLWDSMKITYSKQKIQLKARTDEYCDKNDCQGLLNPSGLKLNNEGKLVDKYGGDLQMRQVEKEPWPGAGFTFPQDIVFDSHGNEVDETFYGRTNRGADKLLVNCNQYDCSKPLTLFNKTTKRYETYNLTPQNMPDGNGKYAELTPKNRFEELLLPRAPGYLENNWKDRDLNTDTKQLNLDATKEFSIPKIKMDHALKYGGLYSQTDKSMVNRQGYEAYNKAWWAKYFFGMANKGTGLLPNFQPDKCMPHGGNDYSTLCRHEDNKFSFLIPVRTETLAAYVGDSVSFTRFLSFDINHRIDMIKHNPNYIPGKTPKLPTDLFAGVFIPFTIPPGSSAEEVKRIKTKNAEENARYLASQKRNFMHHSYSFAINFDPFEHIRLQAKYANGFRAPTSDEIYFTFQHPDFTIFPNLALQPEIAMTKEFALTLHNSPSFFTINLFQTDYKNFIDLKYIGRGTLTYGNAGSRMPVEMYQNVNRAKARVRGVELSANLDLEQVYSGLSGFNVGYKYLYQKGRMSVDESGKLDAPMNAIQPAKFVYNVGYHTKNNKFGANLYMTHVKAKRPEDTYNIYAKDDPDAKNTYVRYVSNTYSLFDFVAFYRPMKNFTFTAGVYNITDRKYTSWDSARSIRTFGTNNMVNKETGRGLARFYSPGRNFKLTFEMTF, translated from the coding sequence ATGAAAAAGACTTCACTAGTTGTTTTGCTTTGTGCTGGCTTAAATTTGTTGGCCCAAGAAAGTGAGAATATAAAAGAAGTTGAACTTGGCGGAGTAGAGGTAACTGCGGAAGAAGAAAACGTAAAGAATAAAAAGATTAGTGAAGTAAAAAAGACGGCAAGTGAGCTTACTAAACAACAAGTAAGCGATACTAGAGATATGGTACGCTATGACACTGGTGTCAGCGTAGTTGAGACCGGTCGCTTTGGCTCTAGCGGATATGCTATAAGAGGCGTTGATGAAAACCGCGTAGCTATCAGTATTGATGGACTTAATCAAGCTGAAACACTTTCATCACAGGGTTTTAAAGATCTTTTTGAAGGATATGGAAATTTTAATAACACAAGAAATGGCGTAGAGATAGAAAATATTCAACAAGTAAATATTACAAAAGGAGCAGATAGTATAAAAACCGGCTCAGGTGCACTTGGTGGCTCTGTAATGTTTGAAACAAAAGATGCCAGAGACTATCTTACAGAAAAAGACTGGTTTTACGGCTTTAAAGCACAAAAATCATCAGCCAACGATGAAAAACTATTTTCTCATACGATGGCCGCACGAGCAAAATGGTTTGATATTCTCTTTATCACTACAAAAAGAGATGGTCATGAGATGAAAAACTGGGGTTACAACACATACGATGATAGCGTACTTGGTAAAGAGAGAGAAAAACCAGATCCTTATACCATAAATACAGATAGTAGGCTATTTAAATTTGGTGTAAATTTTAATGAAACAAACCGCTTCAGCGTAGGAATCGATAGAAGCACAAAAGAGACAGTAGGTACTGACTGGTCGTATAAATTTGCTCTTTATACTGGCGGTATGTTAAATAACGTACGTTATAGCACCGATGTAAGGCATGTAAATGATAAAAACAAACGTGAAAATATCTTTTATACATATGAAAACTACGATGAAAACCCACTTTGGGATAGTATGAAGATAACTTATTCAAAGCAAAAGATCCAGCTAAAGGCAAGGACTGATGAGTACTGTGATAAAAACGACTGTCAAGGCCTACTAAATCCATCAGGATTAAAGTTAAATAACGAAGGTAAGCTAGTGGACAAATATGGTGGCGACCTACAAATGAGACAAGTAGAAAAAGAGCCTTGGCCTGGAGCTGGCTTTACTTTTCCTCAAGATATTGTATTTGACAGTCATGGAAACGAAGTAGATGAAACATTCTATGGAAGAACAAATCGCGGAGCAGATAAACTTCTTGTCAATTGTAATCAGTATGATTGCTCTAAGCCTTTAACGCTTTTTAATAAGACAACCAAACGATATGAAACCTACAATCTAACTCCGCAAAACATGCCAGATGGCAATGGAAAATATGCAGAGCTTACTCCAAAAAATAGATTTGAGGAACTACTTTTGCCAAGAGCTCCAGGATATCTTGAAAATAACTGGAAAGATAGAGATCTAAATACCGATACAAAACAGCTAAATTTAGATGCAACAAAGGAATTTAGCATACCTAAAATCAAAATGGATCACGCCTTAAAATACGGTGGGCTTTATAGCCAAACAGATAAAAGTATGGTAAATAGGCAAGGCTATGAGGCGTACAACAAGGCGTGGTGGGCAAAATATTTCTTTGGTATGGCAAACAAGGGCACAGGCTTGCTACCAAATTTTCAACCAGACAAGTGTATGCCTCACGGTGGAAATGATTACAGTACACTTTGCAGACATGAAGATAATAAATTTAGCTTCTTAATACCTGTCAGGACAGAGACATTGGCAGCTTATGTAGGCGATAGTGTATCTTTCACTAGATTTTTGAGCTTTGATATAAACCATAGGATTGACATGATAAAACACAATCCAAACTATATACCGGGCAAGACACCAAAGCTACCAACTGATCTTTTTGCTGGTGTTTTTATACCTTTTACTATACCGCCTGGCTCTAGCGCAGAAGAAGTAAAAAGGATAAAAACCAAGAATGCTGAAGAAAATGCACGTTATCTGGCAAGCCAAAAAAGAAATTTTATGCATCATTCCTATTCATTTGCAATAAATTTTGATCCATTTGAGCATATAAGACTTCAGGCAAAATATGCAAATGGCTTTAGAGCTCCAACATCTGATGAAATTTATTTTACTTTTCAGCATCCTGATTTTACGATATTTCCAAATTTAGCCCTTCAGCCCGAGATCGCAATGACAAAAGAATTTGCCCTAACTCTTCATAACTCACCTAGCTTTTTTACAATAAATCTCTTTCAAACTGATTATAAAAATTTCATCGATCTAAAGTACATCGGTCGTGGCACGTTAACATACGGAAATGCCGGTAGTAGAATGCCAGTAGAAATGTACCAAAACGTAAATAGAGCAAAGGCTCGCGTAAGAGGTGTTGAACTGAGTGCAAATCTAGACCTAGAGCAAGTTTATAGTGGGCTAAGTGGCTTTAATGTCGGCTATAAATACCTATACCAAAAAGGTAGAATGTCAGTAGATGAAAGTGGCAAGCTAGACGCTCCAATGAATGCCATTCAGCCAGCAAAATTTGTCTATAACGTCGGATATCACACAAAAAATAATAAATTTGGAGCAAATCTATATATGACACACGTAAAAGCAAAACGTCCAGAAGATACTTACAATATCTATGCCAAAGACGATCCAGATGCAAAAAATACGTATGTTAGATATGTCAGTAATACATACAGTCTATTTGATTTTGTAGCATTTTACAGACCGATGAAAAATTTCACATTTACAGCAGGTGTGTATAACATCACAGATAGAAAATACACAAGCTGGGATAGTGCAAGAAGTATAAGGACTTTTGGCACAAATAATATGGTAAATAAAGAAACTGGCAGGGGCCTTGCTAGATTTTACTCACCTGGTAGAAATTTCAAGCTAACATTTGAAATGACGTTTTAA
- the rpoD gene encoding RNA polymerase sigma factor RpoD has protein sequence MSAAKDSFSQIEELFAENAKGFLTYEKLVKLLDKAPTATIVKKIEQLAKTNKVQLITSAEAAKLRNLADAKKRQENAQKSDQDIDEDLDLSGESDLLEWSRSDSPVRMYLREMGQIALLTKDEEVEISKRIELGEDIIIDAFCSVPFLIDFILDYKEPLINRERRVKELFKSFEDESENEENEDSEDDIDEEDEENEENEAPKKSAKNDKRAEKVIESFKALEKAKKEWLKTANKQDKVESDDTASKMTLAFKKKILKEKLMDLGPTSKLISEIVKSMETALKSDDEFDRELKRLEYRLPMFSDELKKNHKSILKDIIKLSKEEIAARVPEATMVSTYVEIKKLFTTKEASKQGFDLEPTRLKEILEQIKRGKKISDEAKARMAKSNLRLVVSIAKRYTNRGLPFLDLIQEGNIGLMKAVDKFEYRKGYKFSTYATWWIRQAISRAIADQARTIRIPIHMIETINRINKINRKYLQEEGKEPDVSIIAKEVGLSVDKVKQVIKITKEPISLEAPIANEEDGKFGDFVEDKSSLSPIEQILKSDLREQIDDVLSQLNEREKAVISMRFGLLEDESDRTLEEIGKALNVTRERVRQIESSAIKKLKHPKVGRKLKNYIEG, from the coding sequence ATGAGCGCCGCAAAAGACTCTTTTTCTCAAATAGAAGAGCTTTTCGCTGAAAATGCAAAAGGCTTTTTGACATACGAAAAATTAGTAAAATTATTAGACAAAGCTCCGACTGCTACGATAGTAAAAAAGATAGAACAACTAGCAAAAACAAACAAAGTCCAGCTCATCACATCTGCTGAGGCCGCAAAGCTTAGAAATTTAGCTGATGCTAAAAAGCGTCAAGAAAACGCTCAAAAAAGTGATCAAGATATCGACGAGGATCTCGATCTTTCAGGCGAAAGTGACCTTTTAGAGTGGTCAAGATCTGATAGTCCTGTCAGGATGTATCTAAGAGAGATGGGTCAGATCGCGCTTCTTACAAAAGATGAAGAGGTAGAGATCAGCAAAAGAATCGAGCTTGGCGAAGATATTATCATCGACGCATTTTGTTCGGTGCCATTTTTGATCGATTTCATACTTGACTATAAAGAGCCACTTATCAACAGAGAACGCCGTGTAAAAGAGCTTTTTAAGAGCTTTGAAGACGAAAGTGAAAACGAAGAAAATGAAGATAGCGAAGACGATATAGACGAGGAAGATGAAGAAAACGAAGAAAACGAAGCTCCTAAAAAATCAGCCAAAAACGACAAGCGCGCAGAAAAAGTTATAGAGAGTTTCAAGGCCCTCGAAAAGGCAAAAAAAGAGTGGCTAAAGACTGCAAATAAGCAAGATAAAGTTGAGAGCGATGACACAGCTTCAAAGATGACTCTTGCATTTAAAAAGAAAATTTTAAAAGAGAAGCTAATGGATCTTGGCCCAACAAGCAAGTTAATTAGCGAGATCGTAAAATCAATGGAGACAGCGCTAAAAAGCGACGATGAATTTGACAGAGAGCTAAAACGCTTGGAGTATCGCTTACCGATGTTTAGCGACGAGCTTAAGAAAAATCACAAAAGCATACTAAAAGATATCATCAAGCTTAGTAAAGAAGAGATCGCAGCTCGCGTGCCAGAAGCTACAATGGTCTCAACTTATGTCGAGATCAAAAAGCTATTTACTACAAAAGAGGCGAGCAAGCAAGGCTTTGATCTTGAGCCAACAAGGCTAAAAGAAATTTTAGAGCAGATCAAACGTGGAAAGAAAATTTCTGACGAGGCAAAAGCCAGAATGGCTAAGTCAAATCTCCGTCTAGTTGTAAGTATCGCTAAACGCTATACAAATAGGGGCTTGCCATTTTTGGATCTCATTCAAGAGGGCAATATCGGCCTTATGAAAGCGGTTGATAAATTTGAGTATAGAAAAGGCTATAAATTTTCAACCTACGCCACATGGTGGATCCGCCAGGCTATCTCACGTGCGATCGCCGATCAGGCAAGGACGATTAGGATACCTATCCACATGATAGAAACGATAAATCGTATCAACAAAATAAACCGCAAATACCTCCAAGAAGAAGGTAAAGAGCCTGATGTAAGCATTATTGCAAAAGAGGTTGGGCTAAGCGTTGATAAGGTAAAGCAAGTTATCAAGATCACAAAAGAGCCGATCAGTCTTGAAGCTCCGATCGCAAACGAAGAAGATGGTAAATTTGGAGATTTTGTTGAGGATAAAAGCTCACTTTCTCCGATAGAGCAAATTTTAAAAAGTGACCTCAGAGAGCAGATAGATGATGTACTTTCGCAGCTAAATGAGCGTGAGAAAGCTGTCATCTCAATGAGATTTGGCTTGCTTGAGGATGAGAGTGACCGCACACTTGAAGAGATCGGAAAGGCTCTAAATGTCACTCGCGAGCGTGTCCGCCAGATAGAAAGCTCAGCCATCAAAAAACTAAAACACCCAAAAGTTGGTAGGAAACTCAAAAACTACATCGAAGGCTAA
- a CDS encoding flavodoxin family protein → MKSIVIYTSKSGNTKKIAEAIAGELSCEAINFANACEINLSEFDFIALGYYIDQGSPEKEFKKFISQSVKNKKIGFFITLGADIPSAHATQAIDQGKELFMQNGNEILRTFICQGAIAPEVIEQLKKLGKAMPDDPRFALTPERLERWERAKTHPDEADIKAAKEAFRGVKI, encoded by the coding sequence ATGAAAAGTATTGTGATATATACATCAAAAAGTGGAAATACAAAAAAGATAGCAGAGGCTATTGCTGGTGAGCTTAGCTGTGAGGCGATAAATTTTGCCAATGCGTGTGAGATAAATTTGAGTGAGTTTGACTTTATCGCGCTTGGATACTATATAGATCAGGGCTCACCGGAGAAGGAATTTAAAAAATTTATCTCTCAAAGTGTAAAAAATAAAAAAATAGGCTTTTTTATAACCCTTGGTGCTGATATACCAAGTGCGCATGCCACGCAGGCGATAGATCAAGGCAAAGAGCTATTTATGCAAAATGGCAATGAAATTTTGCGCACGTTTATCTGTCAAGGTGCGATTGCCCCTGAAGTAATAGAGCAACTAAAAAAACTTGGTAAAGCTATGCCTGATGATCCGAGATTTGCTCTAACGCCTGAGCGACTAGAGCGATGGGAGCGAGCCAAAACGCACCCAGATGAGGCTGATATAAAAGCTGCAAAGGAAGCATTTAGAGGGGTTAAAATTTAA
- a CDS encoding radical SAM protein, protein MFNKRIKGHSVAPSKRPDMVSEDELWEFLESAPDENEGVIYIHVPFCDNICSFCSMNRTKLEDELDEYTKFLLSEIEKYSATNYLKSKKIGSVYFGGGTPTILKERHLEQVINALKGSFNILPECEFSLESTLHNLNISKLRLLNELGVNRYSIGVQTFSEAGRKLLNRTHSSDGAVKHLRDLREKFSEMLCVDIIYNYPNESVDEVVRDAKLVRELGIDSASFYSLQFLDGSVLSRTISEDYYDVEVDKSLHHAFLDEILSQGDYEILEYTKVAKKGRDQYKYIRLSHAGADVLPLGKGAGGRLGEFGIYNMSQKMKVMGHMTARQMEFDRFVNLFQYPQISLERVFKFVSQTCANELMDLFKKCEESGYLKIENNSLNFTKDGVFWGNSIANAVMEISKKEFL, encoded by the coding sequence ATGTTTAACAAACGTATAAAAGGGCATAGCGTAGCTCCTTCAAAAAGACCTGATATGGTGAGTGAAGATGAGCTATGGGAATTTTTAGAGAGTGCGCCAGATGAGAATGAAGGAGTGATCTACATTCATGTGCCGTTTTGTGATAACATTTGCTCGTTTTGCTCGATGAATAGGACAAAGCTTGAAGATGAGCTTGATGAGTATACAAAATTTCTACTAAGCGAGATAGAAAAATACTCCGCCACGAACTACTTAAAAAGCAAGAAAATAGGTAGCGTCTATTTTGGTGGCGGCACCCCAACGATATTAAAAGAGAGACACTTAGAGCAGGTGATAAACGCACTTAAGGGCAGCTTTAATATCCTGCCTGAGTGCGAATTTAGCTTAGAAAGTACGCTTCATAATCTAAATATAAGCAAGCTTCGCCTTTTAAACGAACTTGGCGTAAATAGATACAGTATCGGCGTGCAAACATTTAGTGAGGCTGGCAGAAAGCTGCTAAATCGCACACATAGTTCAGATGGAGCCGTAAAACATCTACGTGATCTGCGTGAGAAATTTAGTGAAATGCTTTGTGTTGATATTATATATAACTATCCTAATGAAAGCGTCGATGAGGTAGTAAGAGATGCTAAGCTAGTGCGTGAGCTAGGCATTGATAGTGCGAGTTTTTATTCGCTTCAGTTTTTAGATGGCTCGGTACTTAGTAGGACCATAAGCGAGGATTACTATGACGTAGAAGTCGATAAGAGCTTGCACCACGCATTTTTAGACGAAATTTTAAGTCAAGGTGACTATGAAATTTTAGAGTATACAAAGGTGGCCAAAAAGGGTAGGGACCAATATAAATATATAAGACTATCTCATGCAGGTGCTGATGTCTTGCCTCTTGGAAAAGGAGCTGGTGGCAGGCTAGGGGAGTTTGGTATCTATAACATGAGTCAAAAGATGAAAGTTATGGGTCACATGACTGCTAGACAGATGGAGTTTGATAGATTTGTAAATCTTTTTCAGTATCCACAAATAAGCCTTGAGCGTGTTTTTAAATTTGTGAGCCAGACGTGTGCTAATGAGCTTATGGATCTTTTTAAAAAATGTGAGGAAAGTGGATATCTAAAAATCGAAAATAACTCTTTAAATTTTACAAAAGATGGCGTATTTTGGGGAAATTCTATCGCAAATGCAGTGATGGAAATTTCTAAGAAGGAGTTTTTATGA
- a CDS encoding ABC transporter substrate-binding protein, translating to MKKVFLVFVFLLGFGGVSLSAKNIVVLDPAVVEMMYMLEAEDQIAAISTLEFGKIWPEDKTEKLKSVGTYTKPNLERIVELKPDLVVTSFHSDGVNADLAKFGINTLTMQANSVDDICKNIEKMGDITGKKERAGELVAKIKQDFLKFQNSNLSGKKILGVYAATPLVAFNDASLPGDMFAKFGMKNVAGGLTGAMPIVQNEFILAQNPDFIIVVGMKDGSDFLSQNPVLKATSAAKNSKILNVPSSLVLRGTPRINEAANELFNMLNK from the coding sequence ATGAAAAAAGTATTTTTAGTTTTTGTATTTTTACTTGGTTTTGGCGGTGTTAGCCTAAGTGCTAAAAATATCGTTGTACTCGATCCTGCAGTGGTTGAGATGATGTATATGTTAGAGGCTGAAGATCAGATCGCAGCTATTTCTACTCTTGAGTTTGGTAAGATTTGGCCTGAGGATAAGACGGAAAAGCTAAAGAGCGTTGGCACTTATACAAAGCCAAATTTAGAGCGTATAGTCGAGCTAAAGCCCGATCTTGTAGTTACTAGCTTTCACTCTGATGGTGTAAACGCCGACCTTGCTAAATTTGGTATAAATACACTTACGATGCAGGCAAATAGCGTAGACGATATTTGCAAAAATATAGAAAAAATGGGCGATATCACAGGTAAAAAAGAGCGTGCTGGCGAGCTTGTGGCTAAGATAAAGCAGGATTTTTTAAAATTTCAAAACTCAAATTTAAGCGGTAAGAAAATTTTAGGCGTTTATGCAGCTACCCCACTAGTTGCCTTTAACGATGCTAGCTTGCCTGGGGATATGTTTGCTAAATTTGGTATGAAAAATGTAGCAGGTGGCCTAACTGGAGCGATGCCGATCGTTCAAAATGAATTTATCCTAGCGCAAAATCCAGACTTCATAATAGTAGTAGGCATGAAAGATGGCAGTGATTTTTTATCGCAAAATCCAGTACTAAAAGCAACTAGCGCAGCCAAGAACTCTAAAATTTTAAACGTCCCATCAAGTCTTGTCTTACGTGGTACACCTCGCATAAATGAGGCCGCAAATGAGCTATTTAACATGCTTAACAAGTGA
- a CDS encoding ABC transporter ATP-binding protein — MSVEVSNLSFSYAQTSVLKNISFTAKSGKFIGLLGSNGCGKSTLLKCILNLLSPSAGSIKILEKDVQSYSIKELARTTSFVPQKSALAMPLSVFELVLMGRYAHLKSSFSGYSSHDIALVDEALQTFGLAKFKDRVANSLSGGEFARALLARAIVSEPKVLLLDEPTSALDLSHAIEVLKLCSHLTRELNLVTIAVLHDLNLASLICDEILMLKGGVIAHKGSVRELYNPEILDEIYGLKADIIYKNDMPFVLPK, encoded by the coding sequence TTGAGCGTAGAAGTGTCAAACTTAAGCTTTTCATATGCGCAAACAAGTGTGCTAAAAAATATAAGCTTTACTGCCAAAAGTGGAAAATTTATAGGTCTTTTGGGCTCTAATGGATGTGGCAAATCAACACTTTTAAAATGTATCTTAAATTTACTTTCTCCAAGCGCTGGAAGTATCAAAATTTTAGAAAAAGATGTACAAAGCTACAGCATAAAAGAGCTTGCGAGAACGACTAGTTTTGTACCTCAAAAAAGCGCACTTGCGATGCCATTAAGCGTTTTTGAGCTTGTTTTGATGGGTAGATATGCTCATCTAAAAAGCTCTTTTAGTGGTTATAGCTCTCATGATATTGCACTAGTTGATGAGGCTTTGCAGACTTTTGGGCTGGCTAAATTTAAAGACCGAGTAGCAAACTCACTAAGTGGTGGCGAATTTGCTAGAGCTTTGCTTGCTCGTGCAATAGTTAGCGAGCCTAAAGTTTTACTTCTTGATGAGCCTACATCAGCCCTTGATCTAAGCCATGCTATAGAGGTGTTAAAGCTTTGCTCGCATCTTACTCGTGAGCTAAATTTAGTCACCATAGCGGTGCTTCATGATCTAAATTTAGCCTCACTGATATGTGATGAAATTTTAATGCTAAAAGGTGGTGTGATAGCTCACAAAGGGAGTGTCAGAGAGCTTTATAATCCAGAAATTTTAGATGAAATTTATGGCCTTAAGGCAGATATCATATATAAAAATGATATGCCATTTGTTTTACCAAAATGA
- a CDS encoding FecCD family ABC transporter permease, whose product MQGSTKLAVLLIMLIVLLSFISLSIGGSDISMGEILNFIFNNKIDDMKETILFDIRLPRLVMALLIGMLLASSGVVTQSVFLNPLADPYIIGIAASATFGAVVAYLLGLSEIYYGIFAFLSSSLLTLAIFGVYNRSRSIATLLIIGIAFSSFLGAFTSFATYLIGEDSFKIVAWMMGYLGSATWQKVGIIAIPLIFCMIYFYLKRFELTILLSGEDEAKSLGIDVDALKKRLLVIASLTVAFSVAFTGMIGFVGLIIPHSFRMLLNTSNNAILLPLSTLGGGAFLLACDVVGKSILSPVEVPVGVISAFFGAPFFLFLALYLKRSVH is encoded by the coding sequence ATGCAGGGTAGCACCAAGCTTGCCGTTTTGCTTATCATGCTCATTGTTTTGCTCTCTTTTATCTCGCTTAGTATAGGCGGTTCTGACATAAGTATGGGTGAGATTTTAAATTTTATATTTAATAACAAAATAGACGATATGAAAGAGACCATCTTGTTTGACATTAGACTACCAAGACTTGTAATGGCTCTGCTTATAGGCATGCTTTTGGCTAGCTCGGGTGTTGTAACACAAAGCGTCTTTTTAAATCCGCTTGCAGACCCATATATCATCGGTATAGCCGCATCTGCGACATTTGGAGCGGTAGTGGCATATCTTCTTGGATTATCAGAAATTTACTATGGTATCTTTGCCTTTTTGTCTTCGAGCCTGCTTACACTTGCCATTTTTGGAGTTTATAATCGTAGTCGCTCTATTGCTACACTTTTAATAATTGGTATCGCTTTTTCATCATTTCTAGGGGCATTTACGAGTTTTGCGACATATCTTATCGGCGAGGATAGTTTTAAGATAGTGGCATGGATGATGGGTTATTTAGGTTCTGCCACGTGGCAGAAGGTCGGCATAATCGCTATTCCACTTATATTTTGCATGATATATTTTTATCTAAAACGCTTTGAATTAACGATACTTTTAAGCGGGGAAGACGAGGCAAAAAGCCTTGGTATAGATGTCGATGCACTTAAGAAGCGTCTGCTTGTCATAGCTTCGCTCACGGTTGCTTTTTCGGTCGCATTTACCGGCATGATAGGCTTTGTTGGGCTCATTATTCCACACTCTTTTAGAATGCTTTTAAATACCTCAAACAACGCTATTTTACTGCCGCTTTCTACTCTTGGAGGAGGAGCGTTTTTGCTAGCTTGTGACGTAGTGGGGAAGAGTATTTTAAGCCCGGTTGAAGTGCCAGTTGGCGTTATTAGTGCGTTTTTTGGAGCACCATTTTTTCTATTTTTAGCACTTTATCTAAAAAGGAGTGTGCATTGA
- a CDS encoding HugZ family heme oxygenase has translation MKQRALNHMNKDHLDIVIEFCKKFSGVAEPTNVKMTDINEDGMEITCDQAKTFVPFLSKAGGDGFRESIIELYMSIKGDTNSSSVQGGMMKFINSFKTVVISSILDGQAVSSYSPFIKENNEFYICISSVADHYHSIKQNPDKISLLFIQDEKDAKSLFARVRVSFEAKAEFMSDSARDEFISKFESAFANESALAFIKEMKDFYIVKLTPTKGRYVKGFGAAYDTVGLQVVDSGRVNNPHTKK, from the coding sequence TTGAAACAAAGAGCATTAAACCACATGAATAAGGATCATTTGGATATAGTGATCGAGTTTTGTAAGAAATTTAGCGGCGTAGCTGAGCCTACAAATGTCAAAATGACTGATATAAACGAAGATGGTATGGAAATAACATGTGATCAGGCAAAAACATTTGTACCATTTTTAAGCAAAGCAGGTGGAGATGGTTTTAGAGAGTCGATCATCGAGCTTTATATGAGCATCAAGGGCGATACAAACAGCTCTAGTGTGCAAGGCGGAATGATGAAATTTATAAATAGCTTTAAGACTGTTGTGATCTCAAGCATTCTTGACGGACAAGCGGTTTCGTCGTATTCACCTTTCATAAAAGAAAACAATGAGTTTTATATCTGCATATCATCAGTAGCAGATCACTACCACTCAATAAAACAAAACCCGGATAAAATTTCACTCCTTTTTATTCAGGATGAAAAAGACGCAAAAAGTCTATTTGCTCGTGTAAGAGTAAGCTTTGAAGCTAAAGCTGAGTTTATGAGCGACAGTGCAAGAGATGAATTTATATCAAAATTTGAGAGTGCCTTTGCAAATGAATCAGCACTTGCATTTATTAAAGAGATGAAAGACTTCTATATAGTAAAACTTACCCCAACAAAAGGTAGATATGTAAAAGGCTTTGGCGCAGCATATGACACAGTAGGACTCCAAGTTGTCGATAGTGGTAGAGTAAACAACCCTCACACTAAAAAATAG